A window from Theropithecus gelada isolate Dixy chromosome 1, Tgel_1.0, whole genome shotgun sequence encodes these proteins:
- the SLC35A3 gene encoding UDP-N-acetylglucosamine transporter isoform X3: MSANLKYLSLGILVFQTTSLVLTMRYSRTLKEEGPRYLSSTAVVVAELLKIMACILLVYKDSKCSLRALNRVLHDEILNKPMETLKLAIPSGIYTLQNNLLYVALSNLDAATYQVTYQLKILTTALFSVSMLSKKLGVYQWLSLVILMTGVAFVQWPSDSQLDSKELSAGSQFVGLMAVLTACFSSGFAGVYFEKILKETKQSVWIRNIQLVSFSLEPSL; the protein is encoded by the exons ATGTCCGCCAACCTAAAATACCTTTCCCTGGGAATTTTGGTCTTTCAGACTACCAGTTTGGTTCTAACAATGCGTTATTCTAGAACTTTAAAAGAAGAAGGACCTCGTTATCTATCTTCAACAGCAGTGGTTGTTGCTGAACTTTTGAAGATAATGGCCTGCATTTTATTAGTCTACAAAGACAGCA AATGTAGTCTAAGAGCACTGAATCGAGTACTACATGATGAAATTCTTAATAAACCTATGGAAACACTTAAACTTGCTATTCCATCAGGGATCTATACTCTTCAGAATAATTTACTGTATGTGGCACTATCAAATCTAGATGCAGCTACTTATCAG gtcACATATCAGTTGAAAATTCTTACAACAGcattattttctgtgtctatgCTTAGTAAAAAATTGGGTGTATACCAGTGGCTGTCCCTAGTAATTTTGATGACAGGAGTTGCTTTTGTGCAG tGGCCCTCAGATTCTCAGCTTGACTCTAAGGAACTGTCAGCTGGTTCTCAGTTTGTAGGACTCATGGCAGTTCTCACAGCATGTTTTTCAAGTGGCTTTGCTGGGGTTTACTttgagaaaatcttaaaagaaacaaaacaatcagTTTGGATAAGGAATATTCAGCTTG